One genomic segment of Belonocnema kinseyi isolate 2016_QV_RU_SX_M_011 chromosome 2, B_treatae_v1, whole genome shotgun sequence includes these proteins:
- the LOC117182628 gene encoding piggyBac transposable element-derived protein 3-like: STALSVDEMMVRFFGRTSLKQYLPCKPDRYGIKLWGLCAANGYLFNLDVYCGKNDPSIGINLLACALDSRVVLQMINPLLSGLSRKKLSDYHLYFDNFFTSPDLLIHLHNCGLRSTGTVRKDSVKEKHEFAKSDPRGSMWYHFITPMKRFSRAAQERVELGFPRAFSLYNNYMGGVDLHDFRCKKASPSITSKKWT; the protein is encoded by the exons tcaACAGCACTTTCAGTTGATGAAATGATGGTTCGATTTTTTGGTCGTACGAGCTTGAAACAGTATCTGCCTTGCAAGCCTGATCGATATGGGATAAAGCTCTGGGGCTTATGTGCAGCCAATGGATATCTATTCAATTTAGACGTTTATTGTGGCAAAAATGATCCAAGCATTGGAATAAATTTATTGGCATGTGCACTTGACTCCAGAGTTGTTTTACAAATGATCAATCCACTTCTCAGTGGtctttctcgaaaaaaattatctgattatcatctgtattttgataatttctttacCAGCCCAGATTTACTCATCCATCTGCATAATTGTGGTTTACGATCAACAGGAACTGTCCGTAAAGACAGTGTGAAAGAAaagcatgaatttgcaaaaaGTGATCCGCGAGGATC CATGTGGTATCACTTCATAACTCCAATGAAAAGATTTTCACGAGCTGCTCAAGAGAGAGTAGAACTAGGATTTCCTCGagctttttctttgtataataattacatgGGAGGGGTAGATTTGCACGATTTCAGATGCAAAAAAGCTTCTCCATCTATTACTTCAAAGAAAtggact